The proteins below come from a single Ochotona princeps isolate mOchPri1 chromosome 13, mOchPri1.hap1, whole genome shotgun sequence genomic window:
- the ECHS1 gene encoding enoyl-CoA hydratase, mitochondrial, which yields MAAARVLLLPVGRLLRVPARSPALRTYASGTGFKYILVDKRGRGGSVGLIQLNRPKALNALCDDLIKELNQALKTFQEDPAVGAIVLTGGDKAFAAGADIKEMQNHTFQDCYSSKFLNHWDELTRLRKPVIAAVNGYALGGGCELAMMCDIIYAGEKAQFGQPEILLGTIPGAGGTQRLTRAVGKSLAMEMVLTGDRISAQEAQQAGLVSKVFPVDTLVEEAIRCAEKIAGNSKIITAIAKESVNAAFEMTLTEGNKLEKKLFYSTFATDDRKEGMAAFVEKRKASFRDK from the exons GTACTGGGTTTAAGTACATCCTTGTGGATAAGAGGGGTCGTGGTGGCAGCGTGGGGCTGATCCAGCTGAACCGCCCCAAGGCACTGAATGCCCTCTGCGATGACCTCATCAAGGAACTCAACCAGGCACTGAAGACCTTCCAGGAGGACCCAGCCGTTGGTGCCATTGTGCTCACGGGTGGGGACAAGGCATTCGCAG CTGGGGCCGACATCAAGGAGATGCAGAACCACACCTTCCAGGACTGCTACTCCAGCAAGTTCCTGAACCACTGGGATGAGCTCACTCGGCTCAGGAAGCCAGTCATCGCGGCCGTCAACGGTTATGCT CTGGGTGGGGGCTGTGAGCTGGCCATGATGTGTGATATCATCTACGCCGGCGAGAAGGCGCAGTTTGGACAACCGGAGATCCTGCTGGGCACCATTCCAG gtgcagggggcACCCAGAGGCTCACCCGTGCTGTGGGGAAGTCACTGGCCATGGAAATGGTCCTCACTGGTGACCGGATCTCAGCCCAGGAGGCCCAGCAGGCAG GTCTCGTGAGCAAGGTTTTCCCTGTTGACACACTGGTGGAGGAGGCCATCCGGTGTGCGGAGAAGATTGCCGGCAACTCCAAGATCATCACAGCCATAGCCAAAGAGTCGGTGAATGCAG CCTTCGAGATGACACTGACGGAGGGGAACAAGCTGGAGAAGAAGCTGTTCTACTCCACATTTGCCACT GATGACCGTAAGGAAGGTATGGCTGCCTTTGTAGAGAAGAGAAAGGCCAGCTTCAGGGACAAGTGA